One genomic segment of Thermodesulfobacterium sp. TA1 includes these proteins:
- a CDS encoding permease → MWKKELRFLLAAGFIFLFFYFLPFDQRVIVGLKEAVYLTHEYAREHVIFCLLPALFIAGAISTFLSEASVMKYLGAQAPKHVSYSVASVSGAILAVCSCTVLPIFAGIYFRGAGIGPATTFLYSGPAINILAIVLTAKILGLNIGIARAIGAILGSILIGLLMAYLFRKEEKIRLGEMELTEEPETIPFYQRVTLLATLVGILILATWGGKTGIAGIIFSLKWYLVSFLVLLLGVEVVFWFGVSATMLLITALLVGLTQVVFHEKEITFLVGLIGFSYALYKTKGEMEKWFQNTYLLGKQILPLLLAGVFVAGFFLGRPGHEAFLPSSYIASLVGGNSLWANFFASLVGVLMYFATLTEVPIVQGLLGSGMGYGPALALLLAGPSVSLPSLLVLKSIWRVKKTLVYGGLVIVLSTILGYIFGFITR, encoded by the coding sequence ATGTGGAAAAAAGAACTTAGATTTTTATTAGCTGCTGGGTTTATTTTTTTATTTTTTTATTTTTTGCCTTTTGATCAAAGGGTTATAGTAGGTTTAAAAGAAGCTGTTTATTTAACGCATGAATACGCAAGAGAACATGTCATTTTTTGTTTATTACCTGCTCTTTTTATCGCCGGAGCTATTTCCACGTTTTTGTCTGAGGCTTCGGTGATGAAATATTTAGGTGCGCAGGCCCCTAAACATGTTTCTTACAGTGTAGCCAGCGTCTCAGGGGCTATTCTCGCTGTCTGTTCTTGCACGGTCCTTCCTATTTTTGCAGGAATTTATTTTAGAGGTGCAGGTATAGGTCCTGCTACCACCTTTCTTTACTCCGGACCGGCTATAAACATTTTAGCCATAGTGCTTACCGCTAAAATTTTAGGTTTGAACATAGGTATTGCAAGGGCTATAGGAGCAATATTAGGAAGCATTTTAATAGGACTTTTAATGGCTTACCTTTTTAGAAAAGAAGAAAAAATAAGGTTAGGTGAGATGGAATTAACCGAAGAACCTGAAACCATCCCTTTTTATCAAAGGGTTACCTTACTTGCTACTTTAGTAGGTATTCTGATTTTAGCTACCTGGGGAGGTAAAACAGGTATAGCTGGGATTATTTTTTCGTTAAAGTGGTATCTCGTTTCTTTTTTAGTTTTATTACTTGGTGTTGAAGTGGTTTTTTGGTTTGGAGTTTCTGCTACGATGTTATTGATTACAGCCTTACTGGTAGGGTTAACCCAAGTTGTTTTTCACGAAAAAGAAATCACTTTTCTCGTGGGTTTGATAGGATTTAGTTATGCCCTTTATAAAACCAAAGGTGAGATGGAAAAATGGTTTCAGAACACCTATCTTTTGGGAAAACAAATTTTACCGCTACTTTTAGCCGGAGTTTTTGTAGCAGGTTTTTTCTTAGGAAGGCCTGGACATGAAGCCTTTCTTCCTTCCTCTTATATAGCCTCTTTAGTGGGTGGTAATTCCCTTTGGGCTAACTTTTTTGCCAGCCTTGTAGGGGTTTTGATGTATTTTGCCACTTTGACCGAAGTGCCTATTGTGCAAGGGCTTTTAGGGTCTGGTATGGGATATGGTCCTGCTTTGGCACTTTTGCTTGCTGGACCAAGCGTAAGTTTACCCAGCCTTTTGGTGTTGAAAAGTATTTGGAGGGTTAAAAAAACCTTAGTTTATGGAGGCTTAGTAATTGTTTTATCTACTATTTTAGGATATATTTTTGGATTTATAACACGATAA
- a CDS encoding helix-turn-helix transcriptional regulator, with translation MNLKYRFSKLFKALSDPTRLEILVLLSIRPHCVCELVNIIGSSQPTISRHLQVLTEAGITVYKKNKSFIIYKLSPQDEFIAKVIEVFLEEIKKQSLYQHIAAKTTMVSEFLNP, from the coding sequence ATGAACCTAAAATATAGGTTTTCTAAACTTTTCAAAGCCCTTTCTGACCCTACCAGACTTGAAATTTTAGTCTTATTATCCATAAGACCTCATTGTGTTTGTGAATTGGTAAACATTATAGGTTCTTCACAGCCTACCATTTCAAGACACCTTCAGGTATTAACCGAGGCAGGGATAACTGTTTATAAAAAAAATAAATCTTTTATCATATATAAGCTTTCCCCTCAAGATGAGTTTATAGCCAAAGTCATAGAGGTTTTCCTTGAGGAAATAAAAAAACAATCTTTATACCAACATATAGCCGCTAAAACCACCATGGTTTCTGAATTTTTAAATCCATAG
- a CDS encoding ketopantoate reductase family protein has protein sequence MKVLAFGLGALGTVFAVSLKNAGYETYAFIKENHLSQLKQPLRITGLFGEKQAVIDGYFTQPNDLKSLDLDLIILTVKAFDTEKALLQIKEFIKPNTLLLIAQNGYGNYEKATQLIPKNQIILSRIIFGAKLISPGVAKVTVFGDDVVIGQPENTIPKETLENLAKVFTQAGIPTRVSEEVYSILWEKIIYNSALNPLGALLERTYGELAENYETRFLMDKVIEEIFEVLKAYNIKIRWDNPEDYKKHFYQKLIPPTAAHYPSMYYDLKNRKKTEIDALNGAIVNLAEQKGLKTPVNKFITLMVKQIETNF, from the coding sequence ATGAAAGTGTTAGCGTTTGGGTTAGGTGCCTTAGGAACGGTTTTTGCAGTTTCTTTAAAAAATGCAGGTTATGAAACCTATGCTTTTATTAAAGAAAACCACCTTTCCCAGTTAAAACAACCCCTTCGAATTACCGGTCTTTTTGGAGAAAAACAAGCTGTCATAGACGGATATTTTACCCAACCTAACGACCTAAAATCTTTAGACCTTGACTTAATAATCCTTACGGTCAAGGCTTTTGATACCGAGAAAGCCCTTTTGCAGATAAAAGAATTTATAAAACCAAACACTTTGCTTTTGATCGCACAAAACGGTTATGGAAACTACGAAAAGGCTACCCAACTGATCCCTAAAAATCAGATAATTCTTTCAAGGATTATTTTTGGGGCTAAGTTGATATCTCCTGGGGTGGCTAAGGTTACTGTTTTTGGGGACGACGTAGTTATAGGACAACCAGAAAACACCATCCCTAAAGAAACGTTAGAAAACTTAGCTAAAGTTTTTACTCAAGCGGGAATTCCTACCAGGGTATCTGAAGAGGTTTATTCCATCCTTTGGGAAAAAATCATCTACAACTCAGCCTTAAACCCCTTAGGAGCCCTTTTAGAAAGGACCTACGGAGAACTTGCCGAAAACTATGAAACTCGATTTCTTATGGATAAAGTTATAGAAGAAATTTTTGAAGTCTTAAAGGCCTATAATATTAAAATCAGATGGGATAACCCAGAAGATTATAAAAAACATTTCTATCAAAAACTTATCCCTCCCACAGCAGCCCATTATCCTTCTATGTATTATGACCTCAAAAACAGAAAAAAAACAGAGATAGACGCTCTAAACGGAGCCATCGTAAACCTTGCCGAGCAAAAGGGACTAAAAACTCCTGTTAATAAGTTTATTACTCTGATGGTCAAACAAATAGAAACAAACTTTTAA
- a CDS encoding HNH endonuclease, whose product MGKSLLHEKVLVLNKYYQAVQITTVQKAICHLVKGTAKVITPDWTTHTFDDWIKISMFYENGAKIIKSPSISILIPEAIYLPFYESLPKNEVIFSRQNLFLRDRFTCQYCGKILKNPKDRTIDHVIPKSRGGKTVWTNVVLCCKKCNLKKGNQTPEEAGLRLLKPPKPPKWQALILEEFPKNKKETWKVFLDFAGIID is encoded by the coding sequence ATGGGAAAATCGCTCCTACATGAAAAAGTTTTAGTGTTAAACAAGTATTATCAAGCAGTCCAAATAACCACTGTTCAGAAGGCTATTTGCCATTTGGTAAAAGGTACAGCTAAGGTTATAACCCCAGATTGGACCACCCATACCTTTGACGATTGGATAAAGATAAGTATGTTTTATGAAAACGGAGCTAAGATAATAAAAAGTCCTTCTATCTCTATCCTTATACCTGAAGCCATTTACTTGCCTTTTTATGAAAGCCTTCCTAAAAACGAGGTTATTTTTTCAAGACAAAATTTGTTTTTAAGAGATAGGTTTACCTGTCAATACTGCGGAAAAATTTTAAAAAATCCCAAGGATAGGACCATAGACCATGTGATCCCTAAAAGCAGAGGTGGTAAAACCGTCTGGACTAACGTAGTCCTCTGTTGTAAAAAATGTAATTTAAAAAAAGGGAATCAAACCCCTGAAGAAGCAGGACTTAGGCTTTTAAAACCACCTAAGCCTCCCAAGTGGCAGGCCCTTATTTTAGAAGAGTTTCCTAAAAATAAAAAGGAAACTTGGAAAGTCTTCTTAGACTTTGCAGGAATAATCGATTAA
- a CDS encoding DnaJ C-terminal domain-containing protein, whose product MNFKQFSSFEEAKRFFRERVKKLHPDRGGNKEEFLELIKNYEEFFQSYQKISKIKVLQRPILKGNYFFSVLELTVEEVALGGKKKVEIPGEERVCPKCEGLGKKREGPISKCGFCKGVGFVETFDQRKETISYLTCPYCKGQGVILTEKCDECKGKGYVKVLNEFWLDLPLGLKEGDYVFVEKEILGVDYDLYLEVIIKPHPYFSLQNGDLIYRCQIPFWEVLIEDFISIKTLEGEERVPSKLFTEGRPVILKGRGPFLPDGKRGNLIVEYQIYLPQNLTQEAKELLKKLVDLIEKN is encoded by the coding sequence ATGAATTTTAAACAGTTTAGTTCCTTTGAAGAGGCAAAAAGATTTTTTAGAGAAAGGGTTAAAAAACTTCATCCTGACAGAGGAGGAAATAAAGAGGAATTCTTAGAACTTATAAAAAACTATGAAGAGTTTTTTCAATCTTATCAAAAGATTTCTAAAATCAAAGTCTTACAAAGACCTATTTTAAAAGGAAATTATTTTTTCTCTGTCCTTGAGTTAACCGTAGAAGAGGTTGCCCTTGGTGGAAAAAAGAAGGTTGAAATCCCTGGAGAAGAAAGGGTATGTCCAAAATGTGAAGGCTTAGGTAAAAAAAGAGAGGGTCCTATTTCTAAATGTGGTTTTTGTAAAGGTGTAGGTTTTGTTGAAACGTTTGACCAAAGGAAAGAAACCATTTCTTACCTTACCTGTCCTTATTGTAAAGGTCAAGGGGTAATCCTTACTGAAAAATGCGATGAATGTAAAGGTAAAGGTTATGTTAAAGTGCTCAACGAGTTTTGGCTGGACCTTCCTTTAGGATTAAAGGAAGGAGATTATGTTTTTGTAGAAAAAGAAATACTTGGGGTTGACTATGACCTTTATTTAGAGGTAATCATCAAACCTCATCCTTATTTTTCTCTCCAAAACGGAGATCTTATATACCGTTGTCAAATTCCTTTCTGGGAAGTCCTTATAGAAGATTTTATATCTATCAAGACCTTAGAGGGGGAGGAAAGGGTTCCTTCTAAACTTTTTACTGAAGGACGTCCGGTGATCCTTAAAGGAAGAGGTCCGTTTTTGCCTGACGGAAAGAGAGGAAACTTAATCGTGGAATATCAAATCTATTTACCTCAAAACCTTACTCAAGAAGCTAAAGAGTTATTGAAAAAATTAGTGGACTTAATAGAAAAAAATTAA
- a CDS encoding protein-glutamate O-methyltransferase CheR, translated as MQREIFEFFTTLVEKISGISYKEGKEYLIESRLNELALTLGYKNLEDLYRVIRSKADYKLINEIVDSLTTNETYFFRDQHPFDTLKNNILPELFKKREIEKKISIWSAACSTGQEPYSIALLLHEYFQAYLKTYQIEIYATDISKKSIEKAKTGVYNQIEVNRGLPVVFLVKYFKQEGANWKINDNLKNMVRFDLLNLLETSQKVRTKFDIIFCRYVLIYFAAETKQKVFKDLWNVLKPGGYLILGATEIAPVSFPDMEKKVLGKTVCYYKKD; from the coding sequence ATGCAAAGAGAAATTTTTGAATTTTTTACCACTTTAGTTGAAAAAATAAGCGGTATTTCTTATAAAGAAGGTAAGGAGTATCTAATAGAAAGTCGTTTAAATGAACTTGCTTTAACCTTAGGGTATAAAAACCTGGAGGACCTTTATAGGGTTATAAGGAGTAAGGCAGATTATAAACTGATAAACGAGATTGTAGATTCTCTTACCACTAACGAAACTTACTTTTTTAGGGATCAGCATCCCTTTGATACCCTTAAAAATAATATTTTACCCGAGTTGTTTAAAAAAAGAGAAATAGAAAAGAAAATTTCTATTTGGTCTGCCGCTTGTTCTACAGGACAAGAGCCTTATAGTATCGCTTTGCTTCTTCATGAATACTTTCAAGCCTATCTCAAAACTTACCAGATAGAAATTTACGCTACAGACATATCTAAAAAAAGTATCGAAAAAGCGAAAACAGGGGTTTATAACCAAATAGAGGTTAACAGAGGGTTACCTGTAGTCTTTTTAGTTAAATACTTTAAACAAGAGGGTGCCAACTGGAAGATAAACGATAACCTAAAGAACATGGTTCGTTTTGACTTGTTAAACCTTCTTGAGACCTCTCAAAAGGTTAGAACTAAATTTGACATTATTTTTTGTCGTTATGTGCTTATTTATTTTGCCGCTGAGACTAAACAAAAAGTTTTTAAAGACCTCTGGAATGTGTTAAAACCTGGTGGTTATTTGATTTTAGGAGCAACAGAAATAGCTCCGGTTTCTTTCCCTGACATGGAGAAAAAGGTTTTAGGGAAGACGGTTTGCTATTATAAAAAAGACTAA
- a CDS encoding chemotaxis response regulator protein-glutamate methylesterase yields MIRVLVVDDSAIMRKLIVDILKEEKDIEVVDTAKNGKEAIEKAKTLKPDVITLDIEMPEMDGIEALKFLRKEVPSTKVIMFSSLTQEGAKATIEALALGAYDFVPKPSTKSFLESVKQIKDQLIPKIKSVVPLKRIQSIYRPSQVKKVFKKEDLKVLGIGVSTGGPQTLMQIIPKLPKSFPVPILIVQHMPPVFTKQLAERLDSLSELKVKEGEQGEPVRSGMVYIAPGDFHMVVKKDNAEPKIRLHQGPPRNFCRPAVDELFESIAEVYEGASVGLILTGMGSDGKEGAKKIKEQGGVVLAQDAETSIVFGMPKAVIEAGLADEVLSLDQIPQRLKEIFKV; encoded by the coding sequence ATGATTCGTGTCCTTGTAGTAGATGATTCCGCTATTATGAGAAAATTGATAGTGGATATATTGAAAGAAGAAAAAGATATAGAAGTAGTTGATACCGCCAAAAACGGGAAAGAAGCTATAGAAAAAGCTAAGACTTTAAAGCCAGATGTTATTACTTTAGACATAGAAATGCCTGAAATGGATGGGATTGAGGCGCTTAAATTTTTGAGAAAAGAAGTGCCTTCTACTAAGGTTATCATGTTTTCTTCTTTAACCCAGGAAGGGGCTAAAGCCACCATAGAGGCTCTTGCGTTAGGGGCTTATGACTTTGTCCCTAAACCCTCTACCAAATCTTTTTTAGAAAGTGTAAAACAAATCAAAGACCAGCTTATCCCTAAAATAAAAAGTGTTGTTCCTTTAAAGAGGATACAATCTATCTATCGACCTTCTCAGGTTAAAAAGGTTTTTAAAAAAGAAGATTTAAAAGTTTTAGGGATAGGGGTTTCTACCGGGGGACCACAAACTTTAATGCAGATTATACCTAAGCTTCCTAAAAGTTTTCCTGTACCTATCCTTATCGTCCAACATATGCCTCCTGTTTTTACCAAACAGCTTGCTGAGCGTCTTGACTCTCTTTCTGAGCTGAAAGTAAAGGAAGGTGAGCAAGGAGAACCTGTCCGGTCCGGTATGGTTTATATAGCCCCTGGAGATTTTCATATGGTGGTGAAAAAAGATAATGCAGAACCTAAAATTAGACTTCATCAAGGCCCTCCTAGAAATTTTTGTCGTCCTGCAGTAGATGAACTTTTTGAATCAATAGCCGAGGTTTATGAGGGTGCTTCTGTAGGGCTTATTCTTACAGGTATGGGTAGCGATGGAAAAGAAGGGGCTAAAAAGATAAAAGAACAGGGTGGGGTGGTTTTAGCGCAGGATGCTGAAACTTCTATTGTTTTTGGAATGCCAAAAGCTGTAATAGAAGCAGGTTTAGCCGATGAGGTTTTAAGCCTTGATCAAATACCCCAGAGATTAAAAGAAATTTTTAAGGTGTAA
- a CDS encoding PleD family two-component system response regulator yields MKKALVVDDSNAIRQIERKYLEEMGFEVLEAENGEEALKVVNENPDIQLILLDWHMPVMNGYEFLVKLRSNPKWSDIKVMMVTTENQQKSVIDAILAGANEYLMKPFDKEMLETKIRFLLEGF; encoded by the coding sequence ATGAAGAAAGCACTAGTAGTAGATGATTCAAATGCTATAAGGCAGATAGAAAGAAAATATTTAGAAGAAATGGGGTTTGAAGTTCTTGAGGCAGAAAACGGTGAAGAAGCCTTAAAGGTTGTTAACGAAAACCCCGACATTCAGCTTATTTTGCTTGATTGGCATATGCCAGTGATGAACGGCTATGAATTTTTAGTGAAACTGCGGTCAAATCCTAAATGGTCTGACATTAAAGTTATGATGGTTACTACAGAAAATCAACAAAAAAGTGTAATCGATGCCATCTTGGCAGGGGCTAACGAATATTTGATGAAGCCTTTTGATAAAGAAATGCTTGAAACAAAAATTAGGTTTCTTCTGGAGGGTTTCTAA
- a CDS encoding response regulator, giving the protein MSLNTDLKVLVVDDFATMRKIIKNILTQLGFKNIFEADDGTSALDLLKKEKIDLIISDWNMPKMSGLDLLKAVRNDPNLKDILFVMVTAEAQKDNVIEAIKHGVNQYIVKPFTPETLKEKLEKVLGG; this is encoded by the coding sequence ATGTCTTTAAACACAGACCTTAAAGTTCTGGTAGTAGATGATTTTGCTACGATGAGGAAGATTATAAAAAACATTTTGACCCAGTTAGGTTTTAAAAACATTTTTGAGGCTGACGACGGCACTTCAGCTTTGGATTTACTTAAGAAAGAAAAGATAGACCTTATCATTTCTGACTGGAACATGCCTAAGATGAGTGGGCTTGATTTATTAAAAGCAGTGAGAAATGACCCTAATTTAAAAGACATTTTGTTTGTGATGGTTACGGCTGAGGCACAAAAGGATAATGTTATCGAGGCTATTAAACATGGGGTTAATCAATACATAGTAAAACCTTTTACTCCTGAAACTTTAAAGGAAAAATTAGAAAAAGTCTTAGGAGGATAG
- a CDS encoding sigma-70 family RNA polymerase sigma factor: MVPKIINKILYQKPPLEKVIEEFLPTINYWANRYAFQGQPVISKEDLVSVGVIGLIEAYHRYDPTKKVKFRTFAEFRIKGAMLDEIRKIDIIPRSIRDKIDELENKVKDLYKNLGRMPEEGEIAQAMNLSLEEYHKFLEHIKGITFIDIQSFKQKMPDLEEEDIFEFIGDTKEDPFEKYSLKELQEGLEKALEYLTEKERLVLALYYYEGLTMKEIAKVLECTESRVSQLHNQAIIKLRSILNQPKTGG, from the coding sequence ATGGTCCCTAAAATCATCAATAAAATACTTTATCAAAAACCCCCTTTAGAAAAGGTAATAGAGGAGTTTTTGCCTACTATTAACTACTGGGCTAATAGATATGCTTTTCAAGGACAGCCAGTAATAAGCAAAGAAGATTTGGTATCTGTAGGAGTTATAGGCTTGATAGAGGCTTATCATCGTTATGATCCAACTAAGAAAGTAAAGTTTAGGACTTTTGCTGAATTTAGAATTAAAGGGGCTATGCTTGATGAAATTCGAAAAATAGATATAATACCAAGAAGTATAAGAGATAAAATAGATGAATTAGAAAATAAAGTAAAAGATTTATATAAAAATTTAGGAAGAATGCCAGAAGAAGGAGAAATCGCCCAGGCTATGAACCTTAGTTTAGAGGAATATCACAAGTTTTTAGAACACATAAAGGGCATTACTTTCATAGACATTCAAAGTTTTAAACAAAAGATGCCAGACTTAGAAGAAGAAGATATTTTTGAATTTATAGGAGATACTAAGGAAGATCCTTTTGAAAAGTATTCTCTCAAAGAGCTTCAAGAGGGGCTTGAAAAGGCTTTAGAATACCTTACCGAAAAGGAGCGTTTGGTTTTAGCCCTTTATTATTATGAAGGGTTAACGATGAAAGAAATCGCCAAGGTTTTAGAGTGTACAGAAAGTAGAGTTTCCCAACTTCACAACCAAGCTATAATTAAACTTAGAAGTATTTTAAACCAACCTAAAACAGGAGGTTAA
- a CDS encoding MinD/ParA family protein codes for MRSIAVASGKGGVGKTSFVINLSLSLTQLQQKVLIFDADLGLANVDVMLGISPKYDIRYVLNGEMSLKDIIYPTEYNFDIIPAGSGVVELTHLTSIQKLLLKEQMEEAFKGYDYLIFDSSAGISENVLFFFLLGGERIVLCTPEPTSIADAYALIKVAYKKHRIKDFYLVVNMINQEEDGKKIYQQLLYVQEKFLPEIKLSYLGGIPYDECVKKAIRSQIPYLLLCPEKPCSLKIKEIAYKLMKYNPQASQGLEAFLERVVSLG; via the coding sequence ATGAGAAGCATAGCTGTTGCAAGCGGAAAAGGTGGGGTAGGTAAAACCAGTTTTGTGATAAACCTTTCGTTATCACTAACTCAGCTTCAACAAAAAGTTTTGATTTTTGATGCAGACCTTGGTCTGGCTAATGTAGACGTGATGCTGGGCATTTCCCCTAAGTATGACATAAGATATGTGCTTAACGGTGAGATGAGCCTAAAGGATATCATCTACCCCACAGAATACAACTTTGATATCATACCAGCAGGCTCTGGAGTGGTAGAACTTACCCATCTGACCTCTATACAAAAACTTTTGTTAAAAGAACAGATGGAAGAGGCTTTTAAAGGCTATGATTATTTAATTTTTGACTCTTCAGCCGGTATTTCAGAAAACGTGCTTTTTTTCTTTTTATTAGGGGGAGAAAGGATAGTCCTTTGTACTCCAGAACCAACCTCTATAGCCGATGCTTATGCTTTGATAAAGGTAGCTTATAAAAAACATCGTATCAAAGATTTTTACTTGGTGGTCAACATGATAAACCAAGAGGAGGACGGAAAGAAAATATATCAACAATTGCTTTATGTCCAAGAAAAGTTTTTACCAGAAATAAAACTTTCTTATCTTGGTGGTATCCCATATGATGAATGCGTAAAAAAAGCCATCAGGTCTCAAATCCCTTATCTCCTGTTATGTCCTGAAAAACCTTGTAGTTTAAAGATTAAAGAAATAGCCTATAAACTTATGAAGTATAACCCACAAGCCTCTCAAGGTTTAGAGGCTTTTTTAGAAAGGGTAGTTTCTTTAGGATAA
- the flhA gene encoding flagellar biosynthesis protein FlhA has product MEKGLVAKNLPDRYSLFAVLGIVVLFAIMLFPLPPYLIDLSLSLNISISVLILIMTMQVNKPLDFTGFPALLLLTTLFRLAMNIATTRVILLKGHEGTVSAGYIIKSFGEVVVGGNYIVGFIVFLILVLINFVVITKGAGRIAEVAARFTLDAMPGKQMAIDADLNAGLIDEKEAKRRREEISKEADFYGAMDGASKFIRGEAIAGLIITFVNIIGGILIGTLQKGLDLGASAKTYTILTIGDGLVSQIPALIVSTSAGILVSRAAAEAGLGKDLVMQFANKPEVIWLASGIVLAIALIPGIPFLPLFMFSVILFTLGYLAYKNQQKVELEEVTKEEAIPSPPSELEEIRPVELLALELGYALIYLADENRGGDLLERIKNLRKHLAQDLGIRIPSVHVRDNLSLKPGEYVILIKGVEVAKGELMPNYLMALPSSPDLPPPPGAIPTKEPTFGMTAYFIPEDQKEEAEMSGFTVVTLSTVITTHLSEVVKKYADEFLTKQEVQRILDNISKYYPKIVEECLNNANLTLIQKVLQNLIKEGIPLRDFVTIFETISDYAPAIKDPDVLTEYVRQKLNRYIVKPYLVNGTLPAVVVGDDIEEALRKALQRTEQGVFLMVDPKIGSKVVAALTQAVERAGQKNLVPAIVCSPTIRRHLRKLIERSLYYVPVISQAEIPFEVKIEVLEVVKIVRE; this is encoded by the coding sequence ATGGAAAAAGGCTTAGTTGCTAAAAATCTTCCAGACAGATATAGTTTATTTGCTGTTTTAGGGATAGTTGTTCTTTTTGCGATAATGCTTTTTCCCCTACCTCCTTATCTTATAGATTTATCTTTAAGCCTTAATATTTCTATTTCGGTATTAATTCTTATCATGACGATGCAGGTTAATAAACCTCTTGATTTTACAGGTTTTCCAGCACTTCTTCTTTTAACTACCCTTTTTAGGTTAGCCATGAATATCGCAACTACCAGAGTGATTTTGCTTAAAGGTCATGAAGGAACGGTATCCGCAGGTTATATCATCAAAAGTTTCGGAGAGGTAGTAGTAGGAGGAAACTATATTGTTGGTTTTATCGTATTTTTAATCTTGGTGTTGATAAATTTTGTAGTAATTACCAAAGGAGCAGGTAGGATTGCTGAGGTAGCTGCTAGGTTCACCTTAGATGCCATGCCTGGGAAACAGATGGCCATTGATGCAGACCTAAACGCAGGATTGATAGACGAAAAAGAAGCCAAAAGAAGAAGGGAAGAAATCTCTAAAGAAGCAGATTTTTATGGAGCGATGGATGGTGCTTCGAAGTTTATAAGAGGAGAGGCTATAGCCGGGCTTATCATTACTTTTGTTAACATCATAGGAGGGATACTGATAGGGACATTGCAAAAAGGGTTAGACCTTGGAGCCTCTGCTAAGACTTATACTATCCTAACTATAGGAGATGGCTTAGTATCTCAGATTCCAGCACTTATCGTTTCTACCTCAGCAGGTATTTTGGTAAGCCGTGCGGCAGCAGAGGCAGGACTGGGAAAAGATTTGGTTATGCAGTTTGCTAACAAACCAGAGGTTATTTGGTTGGCAAGTGGGATAGTTTTGGCTATAGCCTTGATACCAGGGATACCTTTTTTACCACTTTTTATGTTCAGCGTTATTCTGTTTACTTTAGGTTATTTAGCTTATAAAAATCAACAAAAAGTAGAGTTAGAAGAGGTAACTAAAGAAGAGGCCATTCCTTCTCCTCCTTCGGAATTAGAGGAGATAAGACCAGTAGAACTTTTAGCCTTAGAGTTAGGGTATGCCTTAATCTATCTTGCGGATGAAAACAGAGGAGGGGATTTACTTGAAAGAATTAAAAATTTAAGAAAACATCTTGCTCAGGATTTAGGGATAAGAATACCTTCGGTCCATGTAAGAGATAACCTCAGTCTAAAGCCTGGAGAATATGTCATCCTGATAAAAGGGGTAGAGGTGGCTAAAGGAGAGCTTATGCCTAATTATCTCATGGCCCTTCCTTCTTCTCCTGACCTACCACCCCCTCCTGGGGCTATTCCTACTAAAGAACCTACCTTTGGTATGACCGCATATTTTATTCCTGAAGACCAAAAAGAAGAAGCAGAAATGTCCGGTTTTACTGTAGTTACCCTTTCTACGGTTATAACTACCCATCTTTCAGAGGTCGTAAAGAAATATGCTGACGAATTTTTAACCAAACAAGAAGTACAAAGAATTTTAGATAATATAAGTAAATATTATCCCAAAATAGTTGAAGAATGCTTAAATAATGCTAATTTAACTTTAATACAGAAGGTTTTACAAAACTTGATAAAAGAAGGGATCCCTCTGAGAGATTTTGTTACCATTTTTGAAACAATAAGTGATTATGCTCCTGCCATCAAAGATCCTGACGTATTGACTGAATATGTAAGGCAAAAATTAAACAGGTATATAGTTAAACCTTATTTAGTAAACGGAACTCTGCCGGCGGTAGTGGTAGGAGATGATATAGAAGAAGCCTTAAGAAAGGCTCTTCAAAGAACAGAACAAGGGGTATTTTTGATGGTAGACCCTAAGATAGGGAGCAAAGTAGTGGCAGCGTTAACCCAGGCCGTAGAAAGGGCAGGGCAGAAAAATTTGGTTCCTGCTATAGTTTGTAGTCCTACTATAAGAAGACATCTTAGAAAATTAATAGAAAGAAGTCTTTATTATGTTCCGGTTATTTCGCAGGCAGAAATTCCGTTTGAGGTTAAGATAGAAGTATTAGAGGTAGTTAAAATAGTCAGAGAATAA